In Dromiciops gliroides isolate mDroGli1 chromosome 4, mDroGli1.pri, whole genome shotgun sequence, one DNA window encodes the following:
- the GGNBP2 gene encoding gametogenetin-binding protein 2 isoform X4, protein MARLVAVCRDGEEEFPFERRQIPLYIDDTLTMVMEFPDNVLNLDGHQNNGAQLKQFIQRHSMLKQQDLNIAMMVTSREVLSALSQLVPCVGCRRSVERLFSQLVESGNPALEPLTVGPKGVLSVTRSCMTDAKKLYTLFYVHGSKLNDMIDAIPKSKKNKRCQLHSLDTHKPKPLGGCWMDVWELMSQECRDEVVLIDSSCLLETLETYLRKHRFCTDCKNKVLRAYNILIGELDCSKEKGYCAALYEGLRCCPHERHIHVCCETDFIAHLLGRAEPEFAGGYERRERHAKTIDIAQEEVLTCLGIHLYERLHRIWQKLRAEEQTWQMLFYLGVDALRKSFEMAVEKVQGISRLEQLCEEFSEEERVRELKQEKKRQKRKNRRKNKCVCDIPTPLQTADEKEISQEKETGFVENSCKACGSTEEGNSCVEVIVTNENTSCTCPSSGNLLGSPKIKKGLSPHCNGSDCGYSSSMEGSETGSREGSDVACTEGICNHDEHGDDSCVHHCDDKEEDGDSCVECWANSEENNTKGKNKKKKKKSKMLKCDEHIQKLGSCITDPSNRETSGNTVHTVFHRDKTKDSHAENCCSSEKGGQPLPWFEHRKNVPQFAEPAEVSLGPDSGKGAKSLVELLDESECTSDEEIFISQDEIQSFMANNQSFYSNREQYRQHLKEKFNKYCRLNDHKRPICSGWLTTAGAN, encoded by the exons ATGGCGCGGCTGGTGGCAGTGTGCAGAGACGGGGAGGAGGAGTTCCCCTTCGAGAGGAGGCAGATTCCCCTCTACATAGACGACACCCTCACG atggtGATGGAATTTCCTGATAATGTGCTAAATCTTGATGGGCATCAGAATAACGGTGCACAACTAAAGCAGTTCATTCAG CGACATAGCATGCTTAAGCAGCAAGATCTCAATATTGCCATGATGGTGACATCGCGTGAAGTCTTGAGTGCACTTTCTCAGCTTGTCCCATGTGTTGGTTGTCGTCGCAGTGTGGAGCGCCTCTTTTCCCAGCTTGTAGAGTCGGGAAATCCTGCCCTTGAGCCTCTTACTGTAGGGCCCAAGGGAGTCCTTTCTGTTACTCGAAGCTGTATGACTGATGCAAAGAAGCTTTATACGTTATTTTATGTGCATGG GTCCAAACTAAATGACATGATAGATGCAATTCCAAAAAGTAAGAAGAACAAGAGATGTCAGTTGCACTCCTTAGacacacacaaaccaaaaccTTTGGG AGGTTGTTGGATGGATGTGTGGGAACTAATGtcccaggaatgcagggatgaaGTAGTTTTAATTGATTCTAGTTGTCTTTTAGAAACATTAGAAACCTATCTGCGAAAACACAG GTTTTGTACTGACTGCAAAAATAAAGTACTTCGAGCATACAATATTCTTATTGGTGAGCTTGATTGCAGCAAAGAGAAGGGTTATTGTGCTGCACTATATGAAGGCTTGCGGTGCTGTCCACATGAACGACACATACATGTATGCTGTGAAACAGATTTCATTGCACATCTGTTGGGTCGAGCTGAGCCAGAGTTCGCAGGAGGGTATGA GCGGAGAGAAAGGCATGCTAAGACAATAGACATAGCTCAAGAAGAAGTTTTGACCTGCCTGGGTATTCATCTTTATGAACGACTGCATCGAATCTGGCAAAAACTACGGGCTGAGGAGCAGACATGGCAGATGCTTTTCTATCTTGGTGTTGATGCTTTACGAAAGAGTTTTGAG atGGCTGTTGAAAAAGTACAGGGTATTAGCCGATTAGAACAACTCTGTGAAGAGTTCTCGGAAGAAGAAAGAGTACGAGAACTCAAACAAGAAAAGAAGcgccaaaaaaggaagaataggCGGAAAAATAAGTGTGTATGTGACATTCCTACCCCTTTGCAAACAgcagatgaaaaggaaataagcCAAGAAAAG GAGACAGGCTTTGTGGAAAACAGCTGCAAAGCCTGTGGCAGTACAGAAGAAGGTAACAGCTGCGTAGAAGTAATTGTTACCAATGAAAACACTTCGTGTACCTGTCCGAGTAGTGGCAATCTATTGGGGTCTCCTAAAATTAAAAAAG GTTTATCTCCACATTGTAATGGTAGTGATTGTGGATACTCATCTAGCATGGAAGGAAGTGAGACAGGCTCTCGGGAGGGCTCAGATGTAGCCTGCACTGAAGGCATATGTAACCATGATGAGCATG GTGATGATTCCTGTGTTCATCACTGTGATGACAAAGAGGAGGACGGCGATAGCTGTGTGGAGTGTTGGGCTAATTCTGAAGAGaataacacaaaaggaaaaaacaaaaagaagaaaaagaaaagcaaaatgttgAAATGTGATGAACAT ATCCAAAAGCTTGGAAGCTGTATTACAGATCCCAGTAATCGAGAGACCTCAGGAAATACCGTGCACACAGTGTTTCACCGTGACAAGACCAAAGATTCGCATGCTGAAAACTGCTGCAGCTCTGAAAAGGGTGGGCAGCCACTGCCTTGGTTTGAACACAGGAAAAATGTACCACAATTTGCAGAACCTGCAGAAGTGTCACTCGGTCCTGACTCTGGAAAAGGTGCCAAGAGCTTAGTTGAACTCCTT GATGAGTCTGAATGcacttcagatgaggaaatctttATCTCACAAGATGAAATACAGTCATTTATGGCAAACAACCAGTCTTTCTACAGCAATAGAGAACAGTACCGACAACATCTGAAggagaaatttaataaatactgccGCTTAAATGATCACAAGAGGCCCATTTGTAGTGGCTGGTTGACAACGGCCGGagcaaactaa
- the GGNBP2 gene encoding gametogenetin-binding protein 2 isoform X2: MENAESVRGLPSPSPRGECAAPRRPRFTLAGFGCCRQEQGGGGSSSRSGSGGGSGSSGSWEAVVTAATAAAATSETMARLVAVCRDGEEEFPFERRQIPLYIDDTLTMVMEFPDNVLNLDGHQNNGAQLKQFIQRHSMLKQQDLNIAMMVTSREVLSALSQLVPCVGCRRSVERLFSQLVESGNPALEPLTVGPKGVLSVTRSCMTDAKKLYTLFYVHGSKLNDMIDAIPKSKKNKRCQLHSLDTHKPKPLGGCWMDVWELMSQECRDEVVLIDSSCLLETLETYLRKHRFCTDCKNKVLRAYNILIGELDCSKEKGYCAALYEGLRCCPHERHIHVCCETDFIAHLLGRAEPEFAGGRRERHAKTIDIAQEEVLTCLGIHLYERLHRIWQKLRAEEQTWQMLFYLGVDALRKSFEMAVEKVQGISRLEQLCEEFSEEERVRELKQEKKRQKRKNRRKNKCVCDIPTPLQTADEKEISQEKETGFVENSCKACGSTEEGNSCVEVIVTNENTSCTCPSSGNLLGSPKIKKGLSPHCNGSDCGYSSSMEGSETGSREGSDVACTEGICNHDEHGDDSCVHHCDDKEEDGDSCVECWANSEENNTKGKNKKKKKKSKMLKCDEHIQKLGSCITDPSNRETSGNTVHTVFHRDKTKDSHAENCCSSEKGGQPLPWFEHRKNVPQFAEPAEVSLGPDSGKGAKSLVELLDESECTSDEEIFISQDEIQSFMANNQSFYSNREQYRQHLKEKFNKYCRLNDHKRPICSGWLTTAGAN, from the exons ATGGAAAACGCTGAGTCCGTGCGcggcctcccctctccctccccccgtGGCGAATGTGCGGCGCCGCGGCGACCTCGCTTTACGCTCGCGGGGTTTGGCTGTTGCAGGCAGGAGCAGGGAGGAGGCGGCAGTAGCAGCAggagcggcagcggcggcggtaGCGGCAGCAGCGGCAGCTGGGAAGCGGTCGTGACGGCGgcgacagcagcagcagccacatcGGAGACGATGGCGCGGCTGGTGGCAGTGTGCAGAGACGGGGAGGAGGAGTTCCCCTTCGAGAGGAGGCAGATTCCCCTCTACATAGACGACACCCTCACG atggtGATGGAATTTCCTGATAATGTGCTAAATCTTGATGGGCATCAGAATAACGGTGCACAACTAAAGCAGTTCATTCAG CGACATAGCATGCTTAAGCAGCAAGATCTCAATATTGCCATGATGGTGACATCGCGTGAAGTCTTGAGTGCACTTTCTCAGCTTGTCCCATGTGTTGGTTGTCGTCGCAGTGTGGAGCGCCTCTTTTCCCAGCTTGTAGAGTCGGGAAATCCTGCCCTTGAGCCTCTTACTGTAGGGCCCAAGGGAGTCCTTTCTGTTACTCGAAGCTGTATGACTGATGCAAAGAAGCTTTATACGTTATTTTATGTGCATGG GTCCAAACTAAATGACATGATAGATGCAATTCCAAAAAGTAAGAAGAACAAGAGATGTCAGTTGCACTCCTTAGacacacacaaaccaaaaccTTTGGG AGGTTGTTGGATGGATGTGTGGGAACTAATGtcccaggaatgcagggatgaaGTAGTTTTAATTGATTCTAGTTGTCTTTTAGAAACATTAGAAACCTATCTGCGAAAACACAG GTTTTGTACTGACTGCAAAAATAAAGTACTTCGAGCATACAATATTCTTATTGGTGAGCTTGATTGCAGCAAAGAGAAGGGTTATTGTGCTGCACTATATGAAGGCTTGCGGTGCTGTCCACATGAACGACACATACATGTATGCTGTGAAACAGATTTCATTGCACATCTGTTGGGTCGAGCTGAGCCAGAGTTCGCAGGAGG GCGGAGAGAAAGGCATGCTAAGACAATAGACATAGCTCAAGAAGAAGTTTTGACCTGCCTGGGTATTCATCTTTATGAACGACTGCATCGAATCTGGCAAAAACTACGGGCTGAGGAGCAGACATGGCAGATGCTTTTCTATCTTGGTGTTGATGCTTTACGAAAGAGTTTTGAG atGGCTGTTGAAAAAGTACAGGGTATTAGCCGATTAGAACAACTCTGTGAAGAGTTCTCGGAAGAAGAAAGAGTACGAGAACTCAAACAAGAAAAGAAGcgccaaaaaaggaagaataggCGGAAAAATAAGTGTGTATGTGACATTCCTACCCCTTTGCAAACAgcagatgaaaaggaaataagcCAAGAAAAG GAGACAGGCTTTGTGGAAAACAGCTGCAAAGCCTGTGGCAGTACAGAAGAAGGTAACAGCTGCGTAGAAGTAATTGTTACCAATGAAAACACTTCGTGTACCTGTCCGAGTAGTGGCAATCTATTGGGGTCTCCTAAAATTAAAAAAG GTTTATCTCCACATTGTAATGGTAGTGATTGTGGATACTCATCTAGCATGGAAGGAAGTGAGACAGGCTCTCGGGAGGGCTCAGATGTAGCCTGCACTGAAGGCATATGTAACCATGATGAGCATG GTGATGATTCCTGTGTTCATCACTGTGATGACAAAGAGGAGGACGGCGATAGCTGTGTGGAGTGTTGGGCTAATTCTGAAGAGaataacacaaaaggaaaaaacaaaaagaagaaaaagaaaagcaaaatgttgAAATGTGATGAACAT ATCCAAAAGCTTGGAAGCTGTATTACAGATCCCAGTAATCGAGAGACCTCAGGAAATACCGTGCACACAGTGTTTCACCGTGACAAGACCAAAGATTCGCATGCTGAAAACTGCTGCAGCTCTGAAAAGGGTGGGCAGCCACTGCCTTGGTTTGAACACAGGAAAAATGTACCACAATTTGCAGAACCTGCAGAAGTGTCACTCGGTCCTGACTCTGGAAAAGGTGCCAAGAGCTTAGTTGAACTCCTT GATGAGTCTGAATGcacttcagatgaggaaatctttATCTCACAAGATGAAATACAGTCATTTATGGCAAACAACCAGTCTTTCTACAGCAATAGAGAACAGTACCGACAACATCTGAAggagaaatttaataaatactgccGCTTAAATGATCACAAGAGGCCCATTTGTAGTGGCTGGTTGACAACGGCCGGagcaaactaa
- the GGNBP2 gene encoding gametogenetin-binding protein 2 isoform X1, with the protein MENAESVRGLPSPSPRGECAAPRRPRFTLAGFGCCRQEQGGGGSSSRSGSGGGSGSSGSWEAVVTAATAAAATSETMARLVAVCRDGEEEFPFERRQIPLYIDDTLTMVMEFPDNVLNLDGHQNNGAQLKQFIQRHSMLKQQDLNIAMMVTSREVLSALSQLVPCVGCRRSVERLFSQLVESGNPALEPLTVGPKGVLSVTRSCMTDAKKLYTLFYVHGSKLNDMIDAIPKSKKNKRCQLHSLDTHKPKPLGGCWMDVWELMSQECRDEVVLIDSSCLLETLETYLRKHRFCTDCKNKVLRAYNILIGELDCSKEKGYCAALYEGLRCCPHERHIHVCCETDFIAHLLGRAEPEFAGGYERRERHAKTIDIAQEEVLTCLGIHLYERLHRIWQKLRAEEQTWQMLFYLGVDALRKSFEMAVEKVQGISRLEQLCEEFSEEERVRELKQEKKRQKRKNRRKNKCVCDIPTPLQTADEKEISQEKETGFVENSCKACGSTEEGNSCVEVIVTNENTSCTCPSSGNLLGSPKIKKGLSPHCNGSDCGYSSSMEGSETGSREGSDVACTEGICNHDEHGDDSCVHHCDDKEEDGDSCVECWANSEENNTKGKNKKKKKKSKMLKCDEHIQKLGSCITDPSNRETSGNTVHTVFHRDKTKDSHAENCCSSEKGGQPLPWFEHRKNVPQFAEPAEVSLGPDSGKGAKSLVELLDESECTSDEEIFISQDEIQSFMANNQSFYSNREQYRQHLKEKFNKYCRLNDHKRPICSGWLTTAGAN; encoded by the exons ATGGAAAACGCTGAGTCCGTGCGcggcctcccctctccctccccccgtGGCGAATGTGCGGCGCCGCGGCGACCTCGCTTTACGCTCGCGGGGTTTGGCTGTTGCAGGCAGGAGCAGGGAGGAGGCGGCAGTAGCAGCAggagcggcagcggcggcggtaGCGGCAGCAGCGGCAGCTGGGAAGCGGTCGTGACGGCGgcgacagcagcagcagccacatcGGAGACGATGGCGCGGCTGGTGGCAGTGTGCAGAGACGGGGAGGAGGAGTTCCCCTTCGAGAGGAGGCAGATTCCCCTCTACATAGACGACACCCTCACG atggtGATGGAATTTCCTGATAATGTGCTAAATCTTGATGGGCATCAGAATAACGGTGCACAACTAAAGCAGTTCATTCAG CGACATAGCATGCTTAAGCAGCAAGATCTCAATATTGCCATGATGGTGACATCGCGTGAAGTCTTGAGTGCACTTTCTCAGCTTGTCCCATGTGTTGGTTGTCGTCGCAGTGTGGAGCGCCTCTTTTCCCAGCTTGTAGAGTCGGGAAATCCTGCCCTTGAGCCTCTTACTGTAGGGCCCAAGGGAGTCCTTTCTGTTACTCGAAGCTGTATGACTGATGCAAAGAAGCTTTATACGTTATTTTATGTGCATGG GTCCAAACTAAATGACATGATAGATGCAATTCCAAAAAGTAAGAAGAACAAGAGATGTCAGTTGCACTCCTTAGacacacacaaaccaaaaccTTTGGG AGGTTGTTGGATGGATGTGTGGGAACTAATGtcccaggaatgcagggatgaaGTAGTTTTAATTGATTCTAGTTGTCTTTTAGAAACATTAGAAACCTATCTGCGAAAACACAG GTTTTGTACTGACTGCAAAAATAAAGTACTTCGAGCATACAATATTCTTATTGGTGAGCTTGATTGCAGCAAAGAGAAGGGTTATTGTGCTGCACTATATGAAGGCTTGCGGTGCTGTCCACATGAACGACACATACATGTATGCTGTGAAACAGATTTCATTGCACATCTGTTGGGTCGAGCTGAGCCAGAGTTCGCAGGAGGGTATGA GCGGAGAGAAAGGCATGCTAAGACAATAGACATAGCTCAAGAAGAAGTTTTGACCTGCCTGGGTATTCATCTTTATGAACGACTGCATCGAATCTGGCAAAAACTACGGGCTGAGGAGCAGACATGGCAGATGCTTTTCTATCTTGGTGTTGATGCTTTACGAAAGAGTTTTGAG atGGCTGTTGAAAAAGTACAGGGTATTAGCCGATTAGAACAACTCTGTGAAGAGTTCTCGGAAGAAGAAAGAGTACGAGAACTCAAACAAGAAAAGAAGcgccaaaaaaggaagaataggCGGAAAAATAAGTGTGTATGTGACATTCCTACCCCTTTGCAAACAgcagatgaaaaggaaataagcCAAGAAAAG GAGACAGGCTTTGTGGAAAACAGCTGCAAAGCCTGTGGCAGTACAGAAGAAGGTAACAGCTGCGTAGAAGTAATTGTTACCAATGAAAACACTTCGTGTACCTGTCCGAGTAGTGGCAATCTATTGGGGTCTCCTAAAATTAAAAAAG GTTTATCTCCACATTGTAATGGTAGTGATTGTGGATACTCATCTAGCATGGAAGGAAGTGAGACAGGCTCTCGGGAGGGCTCAGATGTAGCCTGCACTGAAGGCATATGTAACCATGATGAGCATG GTGATGATTCCTGTGTTCATCACTGTGATGACAAAGAGGAGGACGGCGATAGCTGTGTGGAGTGTTGGGCTAATTCTGAAGAGaataacacaaaaggaaaaaacaaaaagaagaaaaagaaaagcaaaatgttgAAATGTGATGAACAT ATCCAAAAGCTTGGAAGCTGTATTACAGATCCCAGTAATCGAGAGACCTCAGGAAATACCGTGCACACAGTGTTTCACCGTGACAAGACCAAAGATTCGCATGCTGAAAACTGCTGCAGCTCTGAAAAGGGTGGGCAGCCACTGCCTTGGTTTGAACACAGGAAAAATGTACCACAATTTGCAGAACCTGCAGAAGTGTCACTCGGTCCTGACTCTGGAAAAGGTGCCAAGAGCTTAGTTGAACTCCTT GATGAGTCTGAATGcacttcagatgaggaaatctttATCTCACAAGATGAAATACAGTCATTTATGGCAAACAACCAGTCTTTCTACAGCAATAGAGAACAGTACCGACAACATCTGAAggagaaatttaataaatactgccGCTTAAATGATCACAAGAGGCCCATTTGTAGTGGCTGGTTGACAACGGCCGGagcaaactaa
- the GGNBP2 gene encoding gametogenetin-binding protein 2 isoform X3, giving the protein MENAESVRGLPSPSPRGECAAPRRPRFTLAGFGCCRQEQGGGGSSSRSGSGGGSGSSGSWEAVVTAATAAAATSETMARLVAVCRDGEEEFPFERRQIPLYIDDTLTMVMEFPDNVLNLDGHQNNGAQLKQFIQRHSMLKQQDLNIAMMVTSREVLSALSQLVPCVGCRRSVERLFSQLVESGNPALEPLTVGPKGVLSVTRSCMTDAKKLYTLFYVHGSKLNDMIDAIPKSKKNKRCQLHSLDTHKPKPLGGCWMDVWELMSQECRDEVVLIDSSCLLETLETYLRKHRRRERHAKTIDIAQEEVLTCLGIHLYERLHRIWQKLRAEEQTWQMLFYLGVDALRKSFEMAVEKVQGISRLEQLCEEFSEEERVRELKQEKKRQKRKNRRKNKCVCDIPTPLQTADEKEISQEKETGFVENSCKACGSTEEGNSCVEVIVTNENTSCTCPSSGNLLGSPKIKKGLSPHCNGSDCGYSSSMEGSETGSREGSDVACTEGICNHDEHGDDSCVHHCDDKEEDGDSCVECWANSEENNTKGKNKKKKKKSKMLKCDEHIQKLGSCITDPSNRETSGNTVHTVFHRDKTKDSHAENCCSSEKGGQPLPWFEHRKNVPQFAEPAEVSLGPDSGKGAKSLVELLDESECTSDEEIFISQDEIQSFMANNQSFYSNREQYRQHLKEKFNKYCRLNDHKRPICSGWLTTAGAN; this is encoded by the exons ATGGAAAACGCTGAGTCCGTGCGcggcctcccctctccctccccccgtGGCGAATGTGCGGCGCCGCGGCGACCTCGCTTTACGCTCGCGGGGTTTGGCTGTTGCAGGCAGGAGCAGGGAGGAGGCGGCAGTAGCAGCAggagcggcagcggcggcggtaGCGGCAGCAGCGGCAGCTGGGAAGCGGTCGTGACGGCGgcgacagcagcagcagccacatcGGAGACGATGGCGCGGCTGGTGGCAGTGTGCAGAGACGGGGAGGAGGAGTTCCCCTTCGAGAGGAGGCAGATTCCCCTCTACATAGACGACACCCTCACG atggtGATGGAATTTCCTGATAATGTGCTAAATCTTGATGGGCATCAGAATAACGGTGCACAACTAAAGCAGTTCATTCAG CGACATAGCATGCTTAAGCAGCAAGATCTCAATATTGCCATGATGGTGACATCGCGTGAAGTCTTGAGTGCACTTTCTCAGCTTGTCCCATGTGTTGGTTGTCGTCGCAGTGTGGAGCGCCTCTTTTCCCAGCTTGTAGAGTCGGGAAATCCTGCCCTTGAGCCTCTTACTGTAGGGCCCAAGGGAGTCCTTTCTGTTACTCGAAGCTGTATGACTGATGCAAAGAAGCTTTATACGTTATTTTATGTGCATGG GTCCAAACTAAATGACATGATAGATGCAATTCCAAAAAGTAAGAAGAACAAGAGATGTCAGTTGCACTCCTTAGacacacacaaaccaaaaccTTTGGG AGGTTGTTGGATGGATGTGTGGGAACTAATGtcccaggaatgcagggatgaaGTAGTTTTAATTGATTCTAGTTGTCTTTTAGAAACATTAGAAACCTATCTGCGAAAACACAG GCGGAGAGAAAGGCATGCTAAGACAATAGACATAGCTCAAGAAGAAGTTTTGACCTGCCTGGGTATTCATCTTTATGAACGACTGCATCGAATCTGGCAAAAACTACGGGCTGAGGAGCAGACATGGCAGATGCTTTTCTATCTTGGTGTTGATGCTTTACGAAAGAGTTTTGAG atGGCTGTTGAAAAAGTACAGGGTATTAGCCGATTAGAACAACTCTGTGAAGAGTTCTCGGAAGAAGAAAGAGTACGAGAACTCAAACAAGAAAAGAAGcgccaaaaaaggaagaataggCGGAAAAATAAGTGTGTATGTGACATTCCTACCCCTTTGCAAACAgcagatgaaaaggaaataagcCAAGAAAAG GAGACAGGCTTTGTGGAAAACAGCTGCAAAGCCTGTGGCAGTACAGAAGAAGGTAACAGCTGCGTAGAAGTAATTGTTACCAATGAAAACACTTCGTGTACCTGTCCGAGTAGTGGCAATCTATTGGGGTCTCCTAAAATTAAAAAAG GTTTATCTCCACATTGTAATGGTAGTGATTGTGGATACTCATCTAGCATGGAAGGAAGTGAGACAGGCTCTCGGGAGGGCTCAGATGTAGCCTGCACTGAAGGCATATGTAACCATGATGAGCATG GTGATGATTCCTGTGTTCATCACTGTGATGACAAAGAGGAGGACGGCGATAGCTGTGTGGAGTGTTGGGCTAATTCTGAAGAGaataacacaaaaggaaaaaacaaaaagaagaaaaagaaaagcaaaatgttgAAATGTGATGAACAT ATCCAAAAGCTTGGAAGCTGTATTACAGATCCCAGTAATCGAGAGACCTCAGGAAATACCGTGCACACAGTGTTTCACCGTGACAAGACCAAAGATTCGCATGCTGAAAACTGCTGCAGCTCTGAAAAGGGTGGGCAGCCACTGCCTTGGTTTGAACACAGGAAAAATGTACCACAATTTGCAGAACCTGCAGAAGTGTCACTCGGTCCTGACTCTGGAAAAGGTGCCAAGAGCTTAGTTGAACTCCTT GATGAGTCTGAATGcacttcagatgaggaaatctttATCTCACAAGATGAAATACAGTCATTTATGGCAAACAACCAGTCTTTCTACAGCAATAGAGAACAGTACCGACAACATCTGAAggagaaatttaataaatactgccGCTTAAATGATCACAAGAGGCCCATTTGTAGTGGCTGGTTGACAACGGCCGGagcaaactaa